One window of the Janthinobacterium sp. PAMC25594 genome contains the following:
- a CDS encoding DUF535 family protein, with protein sequence MNDIALTLRHGAAVPPAVPTPPASGHRLKAALGALFFPRQRTRWQAFLDSMPGLSSLAQLHPCLRFKIYRPYASRQLGCADRLALLEGHYRFLWQAGARTLVERAARQPVVLAAFEGKDGALYRLQLTAIHDSYREGELCLRLTRDGQPLYLASFLFLPRADGVSLQLGALQGLRSEAGKLAVKEATRALHGCRPKNLMVAALRDFGDFFACTNLFLVCNDNRIALNAHRRRHIAADYDLAWEELHALRMRDGNYHLPCAPYRVPDMAEVPSKKRADARRRGELLLSMTADMRAQLATMITAPSCQNDHLASETVMLYSHQSLT encoded by the coding sequence ATGAATGACATCGCTTTGACTTTGCGCCACGGCGCCGCCGTGCCACCCGCCGTGCCAACACCTCCCGCCAGCGGCCACCGCCTGAAAGCGGCGCTGGGCGCCCTGTTCTTTCCCCGTCAGCGCACGCGCTGGCAAGCTTTCCTGGACAGCATGCCAGGCTTGAGCTCGCTGGCGCAGCTGCATCCTTGTCTGCGCTTCAAGATTTACCGCCCGTACGCCTCGCGCCAGCTCGGTTGCGCGGATCGCCTGGCCTTGCTGGAAGGACACTACCGCTTCCTGTGGCAGGCGGGCGCGCGCACGCTGGTCGAGCGGGCCGCGCGCCAGCCCGTGGTGCTGGCCGCGTTCGAAGGCAAGGATGGGGCACTGTACCGCTTGCAGCTGACGGCCATCCACGACAGCTACCGTGAAGGCGAACTGTGCCTGCGCTTGACGCGCGACGGCCAGCCGCTGTACCTGGCCAGCTTTTTGTTCTTGCCGCGCGCCGATGGCGTCTCCTTGCAGCTGGGCGCGCTGCAAGGCTTGCGCTCGGAGGCGGGCAAGCTGGCTGTCAAGGAAGCCACGCGGGCGCTGCACGGTTGCCGTCCGAAAAACCTGATGGTGGCGGCCCTGCGCGATTTCGGCGATTTTTTTGCTTGCACTAACCTGTTCCTGGTCTGCAATGACAACCGCATCGCCCTGAATGCGCACAGGCGCCGCCATATCGCCGCCGACTACGACCTGGCGTGGGAGGAATTGCACGCCCTGCGCATGCGCGACGGTAATTATCACTTGCCCTGCGCGCCCTACCGGGTACCGGACATGGCCGAGGTGCCGTCCAAGAAACGCGCCGATGCGCGCCGGCGAGGCGAATTGCTGCTCAGCATGACCGCCGACATGCGCGCGCAGCTGGCGACCATGATCACCGCGCCATCTTGCCAAAACGACCATCTTGCCAGTGAAACTGTTATGCTGTATTCCCATCAATCACTTACCTGA
- a CDS encoding DUF1801 domain-containing protein — protein MKKAEPNMQSEDGAVSAESATRLIDAKIASLADWRGETLAAVRALIRQADPDVVEEVKWRGVPVWSHAGMICTGETYQLAVKLTFAKGAALPDPAGLFNASLEGNTRRAIDLHEGEPLDAAAFKALIRAAVALNMAPKPKRTST, from the coding sequence ATGAAAAAAGCAGAGCCAAACATGCAATCCGAAGATGGTGCGGTGAGCGCCGAGTCCGCTACACGCCTGATCGACGCAAAAATCGCCTCGCTGGCCGACTGGCGCGGCGAAACCCTGGCCGCCGTGCGCGCGCTGATCCGCCAGGCGGACCCGGACGTGGTGGAAGAAGTCAAATGGCGCGGCGTGCCCGTCTGGTCGCATGCGGGCATGATTTGCACGGGTGAAACCTATCAACTGGCCGTGAAACTCACCTTCGCCAAGGGCGCCGCCTTGCCCGACCCTGCCGGCCTGTTCAATGCCAGCCTGGAAGGCAACACGCGCCGGGCCATCGACCTGCACGAAGGCGAGCCCCTCGATGCCGCGGCATTCAAGGCCCTGATACGCGCCGCCGTGGCGCTGAATATGGCGCCGAAACCAAAACGGACTTCTACTTGA
- a CDS encoding DNA-binding protein: MKAAQIVAADGRNPTVDNVREALGSTGSKSTIAPLLKRWKEEFQGAGAVKTEAGLPAELMEAMRGVYEKQQRDVAQQLETGMRQHRAERDAALETLKKTESERLKLTEARAALTQELRATQHALAQLKEEHHFRAVTLATLHSDNAGLTQRLADRGEEIAALNRQLAQVRSQFDHYQEAAATQRSEERAQAQQRISRLEQDNAQLQQRLQGQQATLVQQDMRLAQLQAEQTRLSSVAAADRAALATVRPERDQFEFQYLQAAASADALLAKLDTALLALNDAKVALAAQDRQLDMLAENTQASRQRADALALERDALLRDNAGMAAHLALHNKGKRDV; the protein is encoded by the coding sequence ATGAAAGCAGCCCAAATCGTCGCTGCCGATGGGCGCAATCCCACGGTCGACAATGTGCGCGAAGCGCTGGGCAGCACGGGCAGCAAGAGCACCATCGCGCCCCTGCTCAAGCGCTGGAAGGAAGAGTTTCAGGGCGCGGGCGCCGTGAAAACGGAGGCGGGCTTGCCGGCCGAGCTGATGGAAGCGATGCGCGGCGTCTATGAAAAGCAGCAGCGTGACGTGGCGCAGCAGCTGGAAACGGGCATGCGGCAACACCGCGCCGAACGCGACGCGGCGCTGGAAACACTGAAGAAGACGGAAAGCGAACGATTAAAACTGACGGAGGCGCGCGCCGCCCTCACCCAGGAATTGCGCGCCACGCAGCATGCGCTGGCGCAGTTGAAGGAGGAACACCATTTTCGCGCCGTCACCCTGGCCACCTTGCACAGCGACAACGCGGGCCTGACGCAGCGCCTGGCCGACCGGGGCGAGGAAATCGCCGCCCTGAACCGCCAACTGGCGCAGGTGCGCTCGCAGTTCGACCATTACCAGGAGGCGGCCGCCACGCAGCGCAGCGAGGAACGGGCGCAGGCGCAGCAACGGATCAGCCGTCTCGAGCAGGATAACGCCCAGTTGCAGCAGCGTTTGCAGGGCCAGCAAGCCACGCTGGTGCAGCAAGACATGCGCCTGGCGCAGCTGCAGGCGGAGCAAACGCGCTTATCCAGCGTAGCGGCCGCCGACCGCGCAGCGCTGGCCACCGTGCGCCCCGAGCGCGACCAGTTCGAATTTCAATACTTGCAGGCGGCCGCGTCCGCCGACGCCCTGCTGGCCAAGCTCGATACGGCCCTGCTGGCGCTGAACGACGCCAAGGTGGCGCTGGCCGCGCAGGATAGGCAGCTCGACATGCTGGCGGAAAATACACAGGCGTCGCGGCAGCGCGCCGACGCACTGGCGTTAGAACGCGACGCCTTGCTGCGGGACAATGCCGGCATGGCCGCGCACCTGGCGCTGCACAACAAGGGGAAACGCGATGTTTGA
- a CDS encoding site-specific integrase, producing the protein MSKNTAIAAAPLHGALVDAELAARHQAFLAAATSDNTRRTYRSAIRHFQAWGGALPADESSVIRYLMAYADSLNARTLALRLTALSQWHVYQGFADPASTPTVRKTLAGIARLHGKPKKKAKALPLEDLELIVSKLAALGNVKAVRDSALLQLGFFGAFRRSELAGLMLEDVSWEPQGMVITLPRSKTDQLGEGIVKAIPFGDGVCCPATALRAWLGVAHIRTGPLLRTVNQWGHVGAKGLHASSINTILASCARLAALDYVPELSSHSLRRGMATSAHRAGADFQAIKRQGGWRHDGTVHGYIEEAGRFEENAAGSLLKAKKKAAG; encoded by the coding sequence GTGTCAAAAAACACCGCCATCGCCGCTGCACCGTTACACGGCGCCCTGGTCGATGCCGAGCTGGCCGCGCGCCACCAGGCGTTTCTCGCCGCCGCCACCTCCGACAACACGCGCCGCACCTACCGTTCCGCCATCCGCCACTTCCAGGCCTGGGGCGGAGCGCTGCCCGCCGATGAGTCGAGCGTCATCCGTTACCTGATGGCGTATGCGGATAGTCTGAATGCGCGCACCCTGGCCCTGCGCCTGACGGCCCTGTCGCAATGGCATGTGTATCAGGGCTTCGCCGACCCCGCCTCCACGCCCACCGTGCGCAAGACCCTGGCCGGCATCGCCCGCCTGCACGGCAAGCCGAAAAAGAAGGCCAAGGCGCTGCCCTTGGAGGACCTGGAGTTGATCGTGTCCAAACTGGCCGCACTGGGCAACGTCAAGGCCGTGCGCGACAGCGCCTTGCTGCAACTGGGATTTTTTGGCGCTTTCCGCCGCAGCGAACTGGCGGGATTGATGCTGGAAGACGTGAGCTGGGAGCCGCAGGGCATGGTGATCACCTTGCCGCGCTCAAAAACGGATCAACTGGGGGAGGGCATCGTCAAGGCGATCCCGTTCGGCGACGGCGTCTGCTGTCCGGCCACGGCCCTGCGCGCCTGGCTGGGCGTGGCGCATATCCGCACGGGGCCGCTCTTGCGCACAGTCAACCAGTGGGGCCATGTGGGAGCGAAGGGATTGCACGCCAGCAGCATCAACACCATCCTGGCAAGCTGCGCCAGGCTGGCGGCGCTTGATTACGTGCCGGAACTATCGAGCCATAGCCTGCGCCGCGGCATGGCCACCAGTGCGCACCGCGCGGGCGCCGATTTCCAGGCCATCAAGCGCCAGGGCGGCTGGCGCCACGACGGCACCGTGCATGGCTATATAGAAGAGGCGGGCCGCTTCGAGGAAAATGCGGCGGGGAGTTTGTTGAAGGCGAAGAAGAAGGCGGCGGGCTGA